One window of the Salminus brasiliensis chromosome 1, fSalBra1.hap2, whole genome shotgun sequence genome contains the following:
- the radx gene encoding RPA-related protein RADX translates to MADGSESAGAGLRTALEQLCSSRTLRLRPERPVSVAVIGLDRYLADERASDSYSYDVTITDGLWRVKCHLSSGLHHLVQKNTLHCGSCVSLTHLSFVYDERRLGQSYVCIEELECKSEDAGVLSSIKDLHALRWWMREGIGNSVNWHSDAPLQSSRKHYLSLWNNEDPHGGVWIPNSPPADVVIDVSKICLLGDLDTFFASSRRPLPLLVRVLHRSRLRYYGKPGQNIDHPFQAYFEVADQSGVMSMVLWNDLCPEWYHRLVVGSVLYLQNYSLKKSYQNRSRPQISLLPLINFTNTEICLNPRNPSAVVTVIPPKSIQPQWGLPDVTYAFSTRSEIENLASNQACDIIGLVTFVGRVERIRNKGNSIPEKFWTYRWVHAVDGTSDSPFILEIFASSQPDIFNNICPMTYLVCTQMRVCREGGCAVYLTSSAETQLFITGCHKKQQYVSDPKVKAFIQWTKTLKDSVILRKTAVGGHYSYPPPPSTFTPYNTTVNNTTSQAGSLMAVADLQGEIESLQYRECRRVAIQGHITAVHYHRWPQEALQSSGVIDTQRNQQPESASVTVPRRSAPSSSMGNMEQTGIPSSPPSSDSTASPKRRRLEQVEKAVQRQYWTRAKVQSERSFPMRQEEEEEEEDEEESEERQSPQTTDNSEVVSVSDSEHAAVRPSASWESSDWALLKHNVADHISSCSLDPQSVPERFHFDDRDVLLHKVNLSPSRWSPDLPLNTQPATHTPVDCAGYFTLTVLGLNQQAAVDALFIPVLSPEDPRAVGKLAVLHDNTLMSCLSMGHVCVQASGIDFSPEALLSSAAALEEERLVCVLDVCLLGQNRVEILCSKVYRTADITPV, encoded by the exons ATGGCAGACGGCAGTGAATCAGCAGGAGCCGGACTGAGGACCGCGTTAGAGCAGCTCTGCTCCTCCAGGACCCTCCGCCTCAGACCAGAGAGACCCGTCTCTGTGGCCGTTATTGGGCTTGACAG GTACTTGGCTGATGAGAGAGCTTCAGACAGTTACAGCTACGATGTTACGATAACTGATGGGCTGTGGCGAGTGAAATGTCACCTCAGCTCAGGACTTCATCACCTGGTTCAGAAGAACACTCTACACTGTGGATCCTGTGTTTCACTTACACACCTGTCATTTGTGTATGACGAGAGGAGGTTGGGCCAAAGCTACGTGTGTATAGAGGAACTTGAATGCAAATCTGAGGATGCTGGTGTTTTGTCCTCCATTAAAGACTTGCACGCTCTTCGGTGGTGGATGCGGGAAGGTATTGGAAACTCTGTGAACTGGCATTCAGATGCACCTCTACAGAGCAGTAGAAAACATTACTTATCGTTATGGAACAATGAAGATCCTCATGGCGGAGTGTGGATTCCCAATTCTCCTCCAGCGGACGTAGTGATTGATG TGTCGAAGATCTGTCTCTTGGGCGACCTCGACACATTCTTTGCGTCTTCTAGGCGACCGCTTCCCCTGCTGGTCAGAGTACTGCACAGGTCTCGTTTACGGTACTATGGAAAACCTGGACAGAACATAGACCACCCGTTTCAG GCATATTTTGAGGTGGCAGATCAGAGTGGGGTGATGTCCATGGTGCTGTGGAATGATCTGTGTCCAGAGTGGTACCACAGGTTGGTGGTGGGTTCAGTCCTGTATCTGCAGAACTACTCACTGAAGAAGAGCTACCAGAACCGCTCCAGACCCCAAATCAGCTTACTGCCCCTTATCAACTTCACCAACACAG AGATTTGCTTGAACCCTCGGAATCCTTCAGCTGTCGTGACTGTGATTCCTCCTAAAAGTATTCAGCCACAGTGGGGCTTACCTGACGTCACCTATGCCTTCTCTACAAG GTCTGAAATCGAAAATCTAGCCAGCAACCAGGCTTGTGACATCATTGGGCTTGTGACCTTCGTTGGTCGTGTGGAACGaatcagaaacaaagggaattccA tcCCTGAGAAATTCTGGACGTATCGCTGGGTCCACGCTGTGGATGGGACCTCAGACTCTCCTTTCATTCTGGAGATTTTCGCCTCCTCCCAGCCAGACATCTTCAACAACATCTGCCCTA TGACGTATCTGGTATGTACTCAAATGAGAGTATGTCGGGAGGGGGGTTGCGCTGTTTATTTGACCAGCAGTGCTGAGACTCAGCTCTTCATCACAG gcTGTCACAAAAAGCAGCAATACGTTTCAGACCCAAAAGTCAAAGCTTTCATCCAGTGGACCAAGACATTGAAGGATAGTGTTATACTGAGGAAGACCGCAGTTGGGGGGCATTACAGTTATCCTCCTCCCCCATCCACCTTTACACCATACAACACCACTGTCAACAACACAACCA GTCAAGCAGGATCGTTAATGGCAGTAGCTGACCTCCAGGGGGAAATAGAGAGTCTGCAGTACCGAGAGTGCAGAAGAGTGGCCATTCAGGGCCACATCACTGCAGTGCACTACCACCGATGGCCACAAGAGGCACTTCAGTCCTCAGGAGTTATTGACACACAGAGGAACCAACAG CCAGAAAGTGCTTCAGTAACTGTTCCTAGAAGATCTGCTCCATCCTCTAGTATGGGCAACATGGAGCAGACGGGGATACCCTCCTCACCACCCTCTAGTGACAGCACGGCTTCTCCCAAACGTAGGAGACTCGAGCAAGTGGAAAA GGCAGTGCAGAGACAGTACTGGACCAGAGCTAAAGTGCAGTCAGAAAG GTCATTTCCTATGAgacaagaggaagaggaagaggaagaggatgaagaagagAGTGAAGAAAGACAGTCTCCTCAGACAACAG ATAACAGTGAGGTAGTGAGCGTTTCTGACTCTGAACACGCAGCTGTTCGCcccagtgcatcatgggaaagCAGTGATTGGGCATTGCTGAAACACAACGTGGCCGATCATATCAGCAGCTGCTCTCTGGATCCACAGAGTGTTCCGGAAAGGTTCCACTTTGACGACCGAGACGTTCTTCTACATAAGGTCAACCTCAGCCCCTCGAGATGGAGCCCAGACCTTCCTCTTAACACCCAGCCTGCCACACATACGCCTGTGGACTGTGCAGGATACTTCACACTCACAGTGCTCG GACTGAATCAGCAGGCAGCAGTAGATGCTCTTTTCATTCCAGTGCTTTCTCCTGAGGATCCCCGAGCAGTCGGAAAGCTTGCTGTTCTCCATGACAACACACTGATGTCATGTCTTTCCATGGgtcatgtgtgtgttcaggccAGCGGTATAGACTTTTCtccag AGGCATTACTGAGCTCAGCTGCAGCTTTAGAAGAGGagaggctggtgtgtgtgttggatgtaTGTCTGCTTGGTCAGAACAGGGTTGAAATCCTCTGCTCTAAAGTTTACAGGACAGCAGACATCACGCCCGTGTAG